The [Limnothrix rosea] IAM M-220 genome segment CTCAATGTCTCATAGCGTTAAAATTTACGACACCTGCATTGGCTGTACCCAGTGCGTCCGTGCTTGTCCTCTTGATGTCCTAGAGATGGTTCCCTGGGATGGCTGCAAAGCTGGTCAGATCGCCTCTTCTCCTCGCACAGAAGATTGCGTTGGCTGTAAGCGGTGCGAAACTGCTTGCCCCACTGACTTCCTCAGTATCCGAGTTTACCTTGGTGCCGAGACTACCCGCAGCATGGGTCTGGCTTACTAAAACACCTGTTTAACAAAACTTTTTTGTATTGGGTTTTATAACAAAACCATTCACTTAACATCCTTCAATCATTCTGGTCATCAGCAGAGAGGCGTTTTAGTCCTCTCTTTTTTTTTACAATATTTGCCTTTAGTCACAGGAGCGATGACGCATTTTTTTGGAGTCTCCGGGCGATCTGGATTCATCAGACAAAAGCTCAATCAAAAATAATAGAAGTAAAGCCCATCAACCCAGAGCATCAAGAAGGGCAATCAACTTATTTCTTTATTTCTTTATTTCTGCCGAATGTTAAGGCGATCGCCACCCCACTCAAAAATCATCATGTCAGCCATTTGCCTAAATAATCCTCAAAATTGTAGAATACAAAGTTCCGTAAGCTAACAGAGCTATACCGAAAAAGCATTATTTGTATTTATCCGTAAATTATTATGAGTAAACGTTTACAGGTCGTCCTTAATCAGGATGTCCGCAAACTAGGCACTAACGGCGACCTCGTAGAAGTCGCTCCCGGTTATGCCCGCAACTACCTTCTTCCCCAAGGCATTGCTTCCCTCGCCACTCCCGGCATTTTGCGTCAAGTTGAGCAGCGTCGCGCCAAAGAACAAGAGCGTCTCGCAGCTGAACTGAAAGAAGCAGAAGATCGCAAAGTCGCCCTAAAAACCGTCGGTAAACTGACAATCCGTAAGCAAGTCGGCGAAGACAACCTCATCTTCGGTACCGTTACAACCCAAGACGTTGCCGACACCATTAAAGCAATGGCTGGTCAAGATGTTGATCGTCGCGGCATTACCATTCCTGAAATCAACAAAACAGGCAACTACCAAGCACAAGTTAAGCTTCACCCAGAAGTGACTGCAACTGTAGACTTTGAAGTTATTGCTCTTTAGAGATTATTGCAACCGAAAATTTCAGAATTTTATTATGGCCATAGCCAGAAAAATTGGTAGAAGTTTAAAGCATATTGTCAAAGCATATTAAATGTCTTGATCTTGATGCTTTTGACCGTAGCAACTAAAACTTAATTTAATCAAAAAGATAAAAGGACAGATTTTTACGATCTGCCCTTTTTTTATTGCATTTATTTTTTTAGAAGGCATTAGAGACCGAAAAAA includes the following:
- the rplI gene encoding 50S ribosomal protein L9, whose protein sequence is MSKRLQVVLNQDVRKLGTNGDLVEVAPGYARNYLLPQGIASLATPGILRQVEQRRAKEQERLAAELKEAEDRKVALKTVGKLTIRKQVGEDNLIFGTVTTQDVADTIKAMAGQDVDRRGITIPEINKTGNYQAQVKLHPEVTATVDFEVIAL
- the psaC gene encoding photosystem I iron-sulfur center protein PsaC, with translation MSHSVKIYDTCIGCTQCVRACPLDVLEMVPWDGCKAGQIASSPRTEDCVGCKRCETACPTDFLSIRVYLGAETTRSMGLAY